CCGCGGCTTCTGCCTCTGCGGCCATCTCATCAAAGGAAGAGCCGTAGGAAGACGGTTGCGGCGGGGCCTGGTGACGGGCGTTCTTCTGCTCGGTGAGGTGAATCTTGTTGTACTCCGAGATGAGCACCTGCTCGTCAATCCCGAACCGCAGGCTACACTGCTGTAAAAACACCGACCGCTTGATGGCGTCTGGGATCTTGGAGATGGACACCACCATTTCCCTGATGGCGTCTGCCTTCTTAACCGGGTTATCTTTGGCCTCCTGCGCGTACAGCGCCGACTTGAACGAGATGAAATCCTGGCTGTGCTCTTTCAGGTACGCCTTAAAGGCCGTGTCCCCTACTCTTCTGATGTAGCTATCAGGGTCATCGCCGTCCGGGAACAGCACCACGTTCACGTTCAGGCCGCCTTCCAGAATGAGGTCAATGCCGCGCAAAGAAGCTTTTATACCGGCGGGGTCACCGTCATAGAGCACCGTAATGTACTTGGTGTAGCGACCAATGAGCTTGATCTGGTTCTCGGTTAAGGACGTCCCCGAAGAAGCCACCACGTTCTCTATGCCGCCCTGGTGCAGGGACAGCACATCCAGGTAGCCTTCCACCAGAAAGCACTCGTCTTCCTGCCGAATAGACTGCTTGGCCTGGAACATGCCGTAGAGCACATCAGACTTGTGGTAGATGGGGCTCTCCGGGGAGTTGACGTATTTGGGGGATTTCTTGTCGTTGGATTTAAGCGTACGGGCGCCAAACCCGATGGTACGGCCGCTTACGTTCTGGATGGGAAACATAACGCGCCCCCTGAACCGGTCATACTGCTTGCCTTCTTCCTGCTTGACAATGGTGAGGCCGGTTTCCTCCAGGTACTTGAGCTGAAAGCCTTTGTCCAGGGCCGCCTTGGTGAAATCATCCCAGGAGTCTAAGCTGTAGCCCAGCTCAAATTTCTGAATGGTAGCCGCCGAAAGTCCCCGCTGCTTGAAATACGGCGCGCCTATGCTCTGGCCCTCGTCGTTTTTATGGAGTGCCTTTACGTAGTATTCCTTCGCGAAGTCAGAGATGATGTAGAGGCTATCGCGCTCGTTCTGGGCCTGCACCGCCGCCGGGCTCTGGTCTTCCTCAATGTCAATGCTGTATTTCTTGGCCAGGTACTTGAGCGCCTCTACGTAGCTGGTGCCCTCCACGTCCATGATGAACTGCACCGAGTTACCCGCCTTGCCACAGCCAAAACACTTGTAAATACCTTTATTGGGCGCCACGCTGAACGAGGGCGACTTTTCATGGTGGAACGGGCAGCACGCCCACATGTTCTGGCCCTTCTTCTTCAAACTCACAAAATCACCCACCACCTCCACAATGTCGGCTTGCAGGATGATCTGGTCAACAACTTCTTTCTTTATCAGGGCCATGGGTAAACGTAGATCGGGGCGGTAGACAAAGATACTTGTATTAAGGATTAGTTGTTAGGGGCGCTGGCCAGGCGGGCGGCAGAAATAAAAAAAGCCAGCTACGGGAGCTGGCTTTTGGATTAGTAGTGTTTTGAGCCTGTTTTGGCCAAAACAGGCTCAAAACAGCATTTACAGCAAGTGACACTTTCTGCTTGATAAACCCCTGGCAAAGGGTTCCACTTCTTTTTATGGCCCTGTGACGGTTCCCTCAAACGCGCCCCCGGTCAACTCCAGAATCTCTGGGGAGGGAGGTGAGCTATTGGTTGATTTATTTAAAGTAAACTGGAAAGAGCCTTTGATAAACCGCGTTGCAGGGTTCCACTCCTGAATCCTGAGCTCAGAGAAGAACTCGGTACCAGAAAGGTGATAATCATTTAGAAGTGTGCCGTTAATGTACTCATAGTAAAAGGCCGTCCCGTCTTTGCTGAACCTGTAAATGCCTACCCCTTTAAAATTTACCTGAACATTTAATTCCCCGTTAAATTGCCCGTTCTGGTTGTAGAACTTCAAAGCCAAAGAGTCTACGTTAGTGACATCATTGTGCCACAGCAGAACAGAAGGGGCCTTTTCAGATTTCCAGGCTAAATTTTTCTTGGTGGCCATTTCAGTGTCCGGCCTTGGCTCATCCTCCCCGCAGGAAAAGGAAAGCAAGGCTATAATGCAAAATAGAAACAGATTAAGCTTTTTCATGTTCTTATTCATAGGGGGTTGTGAAAGAATTTACGTACGAAAACGTAACCTAAAATTGCTGCTAAATAGTGCCTTTTCATACCCAAAAACTTAAAGTACTCTATTCCAGGGAGAAATTTGGCACGGGCACTGCAGCCGCCTGAAAGAGCAAGCCTTCTTCCCGTTGCCTTAGGGCACGGGGCCAGGGCGGCGGCCCGACCTTTTGGTATATCCCATGACCCTTTTGCCCCCGCAACGGTTTCAGGCGCCTTCCCTTATTTCTGTTTTGGCGTTACTTTTTGGAAACCAGGCCTAAAACGGGTATTTGTTTCTTCTTACCTCTATAGTTTGTACCTTTACTCCAGTGATTTCAAGCACTGAACCTGTTATGGCTATTACTCAAGAAGACGTATTAAAAGCCCTCAGTTATGTAGAGGAACCAGACTTAGGCAAAGACCTGGTAACGCTTAACATGATAGAGGATGTACAGATAAACGGTTTGGATGTTTCCTTTACCGTCATCCTCACCACCCCGGCCTGCCCCCTGAAAGACCTGATCAGAAATGCCTGTATCAGAGCCATTCACACCATGGTAGACAAGAACGCGAACGTGACGGTGAACATGACCTCCCGCGTGACCACGGCCCGGCAAGACAATGCCAGCATCCTTAAGGGCGTAAAGAATATCATAGCCGTGGCCTCTGGCAAAGGCGGCGTGGGTAAATCTACGGTGACCGCTAACCTGGCGGTGGCCCTGGCCCAGTCCGGCGCCAAGGTAGGCTTGGTAGACGCAGACATCTCCGGCCCCTCCGTACCTACCATGTTTGGCGTGGAAGACGCCCGCCCCAGAATGTTCCGCTCTGACGATGGCCGCAACCTGATTGAGCCCATTGAGAAGTACGGCATCAAACTCATCTCCATCGGGTTCCTGACCCCGGCCGAGCACGCCGTAGTATGGCGCGGCCCCATGGCCAGTTCTGCCCTTAAGCAATTCATTACGGAGGTAGACTGGGGCGAGCTGGATTATTTGCTCATTGACCTTCCGCCGGGAACCAGTGACATTCACTTGACGTTGGTACAGACAGTACCGGTAACGGGTGCCATCATTGTGACCACCCCGCAGAAAGTGGCCATTGCCGATGCCCTGAAGGGTTTGCAGATGTTCCGGCAGCCGCAGATCAACGTTCCGGTATTGGGCTTGGTAGAGAACATGGCCTACTTCACGCCGGCTGAACTGCCAGAGAATAAATATTATATCTTTGGCCAGGGCGGCGGACGTGATCTGGCAGAGCGCTACGGGGTTCCGTTTATTGGCGAGATTCCCCTGGTACAGAGCATTAGAGAAAGCGGTGACCAGGGCGCCCCGCAGATTCTGCAGACCGGCACCCCGGCGGCCCTTGCCTTTGAGCAGGTTGCCCAGGAAGTGGCCCGCCAGATATCGGTGAGGAACGCCAGCATGGCCAAAACCAAAATAGTAGAAATTAAAGCGTAAGCACTATGGTAGATATCGCACTAAAGGAGATCTTGATTCAGAAGGTAGAGCAGGCTCTGGACACTATCCGGCCGTACCTGAAAACCGACGGCGGCGACGTAAAAGTGTTGAACATCACCGAGGAGAAAGTGGTGGAGTTGGAGTTGCTGGGCGCCTGTGGTTCCTGCCCCATGTCTGCCATGACCTTTAAGGGCGGCATTGAGCAAGCCATCATGCGCGCCGTGCCCGAGATCACCGGCATTGTAGCCGTGAACCTGACCCCTATGGACGTGTAAACACGTCTCTTCCCGTATACCATCGCCCGCTGGCGCAGGAGCTTTTGCCTCTGCGCCAGCGGGCGATGTCGTTTTAAGCCTGTTTTGGCCAAAACAGGCTCAAAACAGCCTTTGAAGCTCCCTGCTGCGCCAATAAACCTCTTCCCTTTTCTCCTAGACTTTCTATCTTTGCTTGTCAACCACCTACCGCCATGCTGAAAGCCAACGACCCTGCCCTCCATTCCTGGATCCAGATTGCCCCTGACAGTGATTTCCAGATCCAGAACCTGCCCTTCGGGATTTTCCGGACCCAGGACCGGGACCCGCGCGTGGGCGTTGCCATTGGCGAGTATGTGCTGGACGTGTATGTGCTCACGCAGCACGGGCTGTTTGACATGCTGGACGTGGAAGACCCCACCGTGTTTCACCGGCCGTACCTCAATGACTTTATGGCCCTGGGCAGGCCTATCTGGCGCCAGGTGCGGGACCGCATCTCTGAGCTGCTGCGCAACGACAACCCCGAGATACGGGACAACCGCAAACTCATGGCCGAGTGTCTGTTGGTTAGAAAAAACGTGCAGATGCTCATGCCCGTAAATGTGCCCAACTACACAGATTTCTATTCCAGCATAGAGCATGCCACCAACGTGGGCAGCATGTTCCGGGACCCGGCCCACGCCCTGCTCCCCAACTGGAAGCACCTGCCCGTGGGCTACCATGGCCGGGCGTCGTCCATCATCCCTTCAGGCGTGCCCATTAGGAGGCCCAAAGGCCAGATGAAACCGGCAGACGCCGATGCCCCTATCTTCGGGCCTACCAAGCAACTGGATTTTGAGCTGGAAGTAGCCTTTATCACCGGCCAACCCACCGAACTGGGCAGCTCCCTTACTACCGCCGAGGCGGAGGAGTACATCTTCGGGATGGTCTTGTTCAATGACTGGTCGGCACGCGATATCCAGGCCTGGGAGTATGTGCCGCTGGGTCCGTTTCTGGCCAAGAACTTCGCATCCTCCATTTCGCCGTGGGTGGTCACGCTAGATGCGCTGGCCCCGTTCAGGGTGCCCGGCCCG
This Rufibacter radiotolerans DNA region includes the following protein-coding sequences:
- the dnaG gene encoding DNA primase, with amino-acid sequence MALIKKEVVDQIILQADIVEVVGDFVSLKKKGQNMWACCPFHHEKSPSFSVAPNKGIYKCFGCGKAGNSVQFIMDVEGTSYVEALKYLAKKYSIDIEEDQSPAAVQAQNERDSLYIISDFAKEYYVKALHKNDEGQSIGAPYFKQRGLSAATIQKFELGYSLDSWDDFTKAALDKGFQLKYLEETGLTIVKQEEGKQYDRFRGRVMFPIQNVSGRTIGFGARTLKSNDKKSPKYVNSPESPIYHKSDVLYGMFQAKQSIRQEDECFLVEGYLDVLSLHQGGIENVVASSGTSLTENQIKLIGRYTKYITVLYDGDPAGIKASLRGIDLILEGGLNVNVVLFPDGDDPDSYIRRVGDTAFKAYLKEHSQDFISFKSALYAQEAKDNPVKKADAIREMVVSISKIPDAIKRSVFLQQCSLRFGIDEQVLISEYNKIHLTEQKNARHQAPPQPSSYGSSFDEMAAEAEAAAAAEAAMYEDENQAETSQNDVLQRREREVIRFILNYADKEIEEGLTASQFMLSELEDIEFKTPIYKRLFDMCRLKLEQGFVPTASEFMQHEDKEIRNEVIDLVSEKYELSDGWATHEIFVPREADLVSYGSEREVLRLKWRNVQMMIKDQMDTLPNLSNAQDLDKCLRTIKALKEFEKQIADLLGIVVSR
- a CDS encoding Mrp/NBP35 family ATP-binding protein — its product is MAITQEDVLKALSYVEEPDLGKDLVTLNMIEDVQINGLDVSFTVILTTPACPLKDLIRNACIRAIHTMVDKNANVTVNMTSRVTTARQDNASILKGVKNIIAVASGKGGVGKSTVTANLAVALAQSGAKVGLVDADISGPSVPTMFGVEDARPRMFRSDDGRNLIEPIEKYGIKLISIGFLTPAEHAVVWRGPMASSALKQFITEVDWGELDYLLIDLPPGTSDIHLTLVQTVPVTGAIIVTTPQKVAIADALKGLQMFRQPQINVPVLGLVENMAYFTPAELPENKYYIFGQGGGRDLAERYGVPFIGEIPLVQSIRESGDQGAPQILQTGTPAALAFEQVAQEVARQISVRNASMAKTKIVEIKA
- a CDS encoding NifU family protein, encoding MVDIALKEILIQKVEQALDTIRPYLKTDGGDVKVLNITEEKVVELELLGACGSCPMSAMTFKGGIEQAIMRAVPEITGIVAVNLTPMDV
- the fahA gene encoding fumarylacetoacetase; the protein is MLKANDPALHSWIQIAPDSDFQIQNLPFGIFRTQDRDPRVGVAIGEYVLDVYVLTQHGLFDMLDVEDPTVFHRPYLNDFMALGRPIWRQVRDRISELLRNDNPEIRDNRKLMAECLLVRKNVQMLMPVNVPNYTDFYSSIEHATNVGSMFRDPAHALLPNWKHLPVGYHGRASSIIPSGVPIRRPKGQMKPADADAPIFGPTKQLDFELEVAFITGQPTELGSSLTTAEAEEYIFGMVLFNDWSARDIQAWEYVPLGPFLAKNFASSISPWVVTLDALAPFRVPGPVQEPKVLPYLEFSGDHHLDIHLEVTLQSPTLEHEAVISRSNYRHMYWNMNQQLAHHTINGCNIEVGDMYASGTISGSTPDSYGSMLELTWRGTKPLHLPDGSERKFLHDHDIVTMRGYALKNGVRVGFGEVRAEVLPAISI